Within the Hippoglossus stenolepis isolate QCI-W04-F060 chromosome 2, HSTE1.2, whole genome shotgun sequence genome, the region TGCCCTGTTTCTTTTTGGCACAGAGCTGTCACAGATGACAGAGAGAGGTCCTTTGTCCTAAACTTGTGTAGTCCCAGGATGGTGTTGCCTGTGGAGCTCTTTCCTGATCCAGTCTTCCCCAGCAGAACAATCCTCAGGTTGCTGACAACTGGAGAGCTGACATCTGtggaagaaaagacagagaaacagtTCGGAAACAGTGGATTTGGTGTCAGCTCACAGGACGAAAACTGCATATATCACTCAACAAAAGTAAACTCACCTTTGGTTGTGATTAAAGGCATCatgtggtggaggagagacGGTCAAAGCTGACTTTGAAACACAAAAGCTGTAAGTGCTTTTCTCAGCCGTACAGATCACAGTGCAtctgtacttgtgtgtgttccgttattcctcctccccctttttttcctgcaCCACAGCCTTTCCTCGGAAAACGAAACCAGAACTTATAAAAAAGCTTTTGATAAATGAATTGACCAATAGGCTTAGCTGCAGACGTGGCAAGTGTTCTGttctaatctctctctctcacacacacacacacacacacacacacacacacacacacacacacacacacacacacacacacacactctgaaacacaacactgacactaTCTTATaaagttaataataaataaacaggggATCAGATGTCAAGCTTGTCAACTCAAAAAAGTGGTATATATTTTGGGGTATTTTCACAAAGGCAAAAGTGCAGGTTCATTGAATGTTCAAGAGAAAATGTGGTGGGAGAAGAATGATTGGCCCCAAACATGTAACTCAAATTATTACCTTCACCaagcatgttatgttttcacccctcttcatttgtttgttggttggtttgtgtgtttgtaagtgagATTACACAAATTACATAAACAGAGAAATTCCTCAGAGAAATCCCTCAAGAACAATTCCTGGAGGGGACACCAAAGGGGAACATCGTCCCAAAAAATAACAGCCGGAAAAATAATGCACTTAGAACCTAATATTTTCGGTAAGTTAATACAGTATTATAGAACTATTACTCCATTGTCATCTATAAAAGatcacatatttttgtatgAAAACCTTCATTTATAATGTAACCAAGCATTCTGTGACATAAACAGACCTTCTGCCTCACATGTGCATTAGAAGATTCAGCTGCACGTGTCAAGGTGGCCCGGGTTAGATTCAAGACTCAACTGTGACGCTAAACAAACAATATCCAGTctgattaaatgtaaatgtgttttattgtattgaGTGATAGAACTAAAGCAAAGTGTCTGACACtccctttgttttttaactgttgtaacaatcaaagacacattttttttttactttcaaactCTCTGCTGAGAGACACAGACTTGTCAGGGAGCGAATTCCCAGCATGCCTCCTTCTGCAATGAGTAAACTCCAAGTGCCTCAAACAATGTGGAAATGGTGGCAGTTACTCTACCACCATCTAGTGGTTGGTTAATGAACAGCTTAACAAACCTGCATGCTGTcaaaatcatagactgtaaataaagatggacggcatgacggctccccaaaagtgaagccaacgtATCTTGatcgtcccctggtggctggctgcagcagaggtcataaatcccaccccCATGTTAGTCGAGACATGggacataaaataaataattatttctcaaagatggttattgtatgtagttcttatcacagtgatgtttattcatctgtaaaatgttcaagtagatttggttttaattgattgttataaaaatgaggtgaaacataCTGATTGACGGAGAGTCCTGAGACGGAGATTGGTCACTACATCCCCTAATCACTACTGCACGAGATGGCAGCGTTCCTTTAtcggatattttggcttcatttcttcaTGGTGGGATGAAGTGGAtacgcatcgtccatctttatataaactCTATGGTCAAAATAGTCACTATAGTCAATATCTATATGCCTCTAATCAACTTTCCCCTTCTGCTCTTCATTTTCCTCCTTTGCCTCAATCTGGCAAATCCAACACCAACAAATGACAACATGGTCACAATCAACAATGTCTGAAACAAAGTGTCCTTGTGCTGTCACTTTTTGCATAACTCTctatgtgcgcgtgtgtgtgcgtgtgtgtgtgtgtgtgtatatgtatttagtATGCAGTATTACTGAGTGGTGGCCTCCCACACCCCTGCGTATGACATCCAGAGAGACAAGCTGCCCAGTCATAACAGAAGAAAGCCACCAACTAAGTCGCATCACACGACTGTACCACCAAGAAACGCACAAAGGATCAGCGACACTCCGACATCAGTGGACGTCTGCTTGAAAAGTAAGTTTCCTCGAGTTTTGCTAGAAATTTGGAATTTATTGCTAAATATCTTTTGTGAAAACCGTCACACCTGGACCAGGTTTAAGGCTGATCATATTCATATATCTTACTGTTGAATTGCACAATTatatgtttaatacattttttaatgattttaattattacCTATGCTGTCTTATTATTAAATTTCTTTAAAGTTTTGTATGAAATGAATAAGCTGAAAACAATGTCATCCTTccatatttatgtgtttaacaGGGAAGGAtactgaggagaagaagagaatcAATCTCAAAAACCAACATTCTCTGAACGTCTCACTGAATAATTGACctgatgtttatttaatttattcactAAACTCTCAGGAAATTCCTCAGACGAGACACAAGACAAGCCAAACATCTGGATTTTCTTCTGAAGTGTCTTCACTGATCATGGCATCAACAGGTCTCCAGCTGCTAGGCCTGATTTTGACCGTGTTGGGTTGGGTGTGCGGAGCGTTGGTGTGCGCCGCTCCGCTGTGGCGTGTGTCTGCCTTCGTGGGCGGAGAGCTGGTGATCGCCCAGGTGTTGTGGGAGGGACTGTGGATGAACTGCCTGTCGCAGACCACAGGCCAGATCCAGTGTAAGACCTATGACTCCACCCTGGCCCTGCCCTCATCCAGCCAAGCTGCCCGGAGCCTCACCgtcctctccctgctcctctgccttCTGGCCCTCATGCTTGGGGTCGCAGGGGCCAAGGGCACTCACTGCATGGGCGATGCTAACCAGGCCTCCAAGGCTCGGCTGGCCAGGTTAGCAGGGGTGCTCTTCCTCGTGGCTGGCCTTGCCTACTTGATACCCATCTGTTGGACGGCCTACGCCATCATCAGGGACTTCTATGACCCACACGTTGCAGCTCCCCTAAAGAGAGAGCTGGGACCGGCGTTGTACCTCGGCTGGGGGGCCAGTCTGTTGCTCCTGGTGGGGGGCTCGCTGCTGCACGTTGGGTCTTCTCCACCAGGAGGAAGGGTGCTGCCTGTTTTTGGAGGAGCGACAAAGGACAACCCACATACTGGGGCAGCAGGAGAGGGGAAGCAACCGGAAAAATCGTTTGTATGAGATCATTTATTGGACATGCGAGTTATGATCAAACTCAGAGGTCTCAACCTCGTCAGGCAAACTTCTGgaaactgcaacaacacaacatgtaaGGGGATTATGAGCCTGtattgtgttttgtatgtgttaTCTGATCCAACTGAGTTTGTTTAAGTTATGTGTATTTCATTACACTTTTCACATGATTAACTTCATAGCAACAGGTTTGTAATAGAATACACATTCATTAAAGgctttgtgtcagtgtgggaGTAGAACTGAATTGTGGGAGGATTGTAGATATTTAGATAATTACTAATGTGTGCGACTTACATTTCTTAAATTCCACTCTGcctctgcttgtgtttgtgtgtgtgtgcgtgtgtgtgtgtgtgtgggcggtcTGTGTACAGAAGGCCAGTGTACATagtacatctgtgtgtgctggtgttttctctgaaaatgcttgtttatttacttgttcTGCACTTTTTCGTATTTACAGGCAAATTTACTCTTATATTTCACCCCTTTCTTTTTcgtttattcttttattcttgtttttattttttgttattttgtggtTTTCTGTGCCCTGTTTGATATGTGTTTAAACACTCCTACAGCCTAACTTTTACCACTTCTGTTTGACTGccatatgaaaaataaatgattcatatatatgatatatactgtatatagataTGCTGTGTATTTTTAATCCATCACAATTTGCACTAGTAGTCATTGCGTTAatttagaaagaaagagagagttttactttactttttaatattattataatatgatGTTTCATCCAGCTTTTTACAATTATTCCTTTAATAATATTCACTATGTGTGATTTTGCGTTttccatttagtttttttgttagtGATGTTTCTActcaataaatatatgtttgttttctcgtACAACTGGTTTTCTTGAAAGTGAATCCCTTATGctaaaatgtacagtatgtacattcAGAAATGATCATCCCTGCAGATGAACGTTACATCCCCAGTGATGTTTTGAAGGACTGTGAAACACTGGAGAATTCCTCTCTTTCTGAACATCTTaattttcaatatttacaaTAGATTTCAAACTAGTTCTGtagctgtttatttatttgaaaatagaAATGGATTGCTTGGTAAACTACATACATGAGTCTGTGTTTCTCAGACTAAAATCACACATGAGTAATGATGGTAGTCTACTACACTTACTCATCCATCATGGTCCAACTTGCCCTTGACACTTGTATTGACACTTTTCCCTTCATTTCATCACACAGACTCAATTGATCTTATTTGAGTCAAGGTCACTAGAGATATTCAAACCAAGTTCATGTTTCAGTGGTGGATCAAAGGTTTTTCTAAATCTGGGGGcataataaaaaaagctttgaaaataACAATTCTTAGCAAATTTACGTAGTTATTGTTAATGAGTAACTAGTTTATTTCGGGGCAAATCAGATTTAAGCTGGTGACAGTATCTGCCCCTAGATCTGCCCCTGGATCTGCACCTGTGTTCTGCACCTGTGTTCTGCACCTGTGTTCTGTCTTTTCTCTACCACTGTCTGTTTGTAccaaggggcaacatcccgggctgagcgatgaggccaatacggaagtgcaaaaagctgcagttcactgggtggccacttgaggctggctccaagaaggagtcaattcccattgactcccatgttaaaaagcccgactttagagcagaattaaacctgtttacagcctggttcaaaaaacggttttagtctcaatcactaagttcttccttcatgacaactctgaggggggtgAATTCATTTATAactcactcgtttaaattatatagaggtttgatattatgaataattatcacttgatggacaggtgacgtcaccgttagctccagctccagctcctagcctgctcggcttcacctgagctaacaggctaacaggctaacccccgtcaccgaacaggacctgagtctgtggagaggtttcactcacatatcggatgaataatacggtttgatgttcggcttgttcTCCTGACGGAGAAGTTAAAGACGTCTGCGCTCCtgtttctgtggtaagtaaagtatagtatgttatttatgtgttagtagtgatgagcaggtatcggtgtctctgtacctggcttgttagtttagctccgctagcctgcaagcaagataccagcagtaatggcgATGCTAACGGGGCCGTACGGGAGTTATTACCGACATGAACCGACATGAACCGGTCCACACAGcatttattcagagtattggtgttgatgtgttgtaacgtgttagtgaaaactaaacctgtcggctacatttagtttttacatcgttaatcttaggcagactttactgaattattgtgataaataagtggacatgcagaataatgtatttttttgtcacataaatcaattataggaagtgtaactttactagaatagacagtcacatagagaacctgaggctgatgtccaccacctatttcctaagctgaaatgattatgatctgatgaactttgaagtaatacacttttattttgaccatgtaaaagtctgttaaggagttaacctggcacatgtatgactttacatatctgtgtatttgtgttgaatgttcctctaggtgactcagacagcctgcacctgtggatgtccaacatgagacacaactggaatccaaccagactgaacactgagtcatcacttcaacactgactccaggtactgacctgttttcataacttacaaacaatcaaagcaaagtattgcacataatacataatgtattaaattatatatgcaatactattaatgtggaagaactccatactgtacattcattgtcttggtagtgcactgtttaatccaaaaccatattcaaatacatagttgaatatccacagaaaataaggatacaaactttgttcataagtaacacttcctctacaataatgccatacttttatgtttcctgtcattttattagggatggacgagcctgaaggacacagctgtgctgaccgtgttctgtctcttatggcaaagaagaaaaataaaacactgggtttgtatctaaagtgtatcaaatcagaaagtaaaagataaacattgttctgataagtgttcatttttttaaccaaccataatgaatatagaaattaactctattatccatgacacttagcaatgactctAAACAGctgcaggccatctttagttaagggaggaaaacatgaagtgttgtgcagatgaagctggtgcaggtcgtcctcatgttgaccagcctgaagctgccgatctccaccatgttgctgctgccacagtggatgctgaggacatcaggtgctgcagtgcttcatctaatgaaaagaagaaactcactataaaaggatgttttatgttgtgtatgttccagcaaagactggttcttacagtttattctgtgttcagcaggtggaagcaccacagatttcagacagaaccgatgtactgggctctgggtttgtaccctcatggttaaatgcacatattgtaagtcgctttggataaaagcatcagctaaatgaaatgtaatgtactgaaagaaataaaacattgtacaaatagataaaatgtctttctacctcatctgtaatattcaaggtgataatctcccacagagctgttgataacagtccacatcaagtctctccacttctctcagtgtgaaaacataattatataataaatgagAACTGTTTtttatctaaactgtctaattcactgtaaattccataacaggctaaataaacaaggtggctatagtaatggtggttataccagcctgtatcagaacatttgtgaaacatattgttactatcacatgcaacttacacatgtagcatattgatattaacttattaacttattaaaattaaaatcaagtcacaacccaacacacgactctgtagtagtgtagttaatttgcttcaatctgttcattacacgtgttaaataaacggtaacttttataacaattacatattaaaaaacacttgaggcatgtaagcatatgattatgataatagataaagcaataggttttgttgttgtgtagtttcaaggttacttacctctagtgagttcgttgtaaaGATCGCGACCgtcctgaagcaacaacaccgcagcgctagcCGGTTAGCGGCCGcgggtagcatgtagcctagctccttagcctgagcta harbors:
- the LOC118100476 gene encoding claudin-9, which encodes MASTGLQLLGLILTVLGWVCGALVCAAPLWRVSAFVGGELVIAQVLWEGLWMNCLSQTTGQIQCKTYDSTLALPSSSQAARSLTVLSLLLCLLALMLGVAGAKGTHCMGDANQASKARLARLAGVLFLVAGLAYLIPICWTAYAIIRDFYDPHVAAPLKRELGPALYLGWGASLLLLVGGSLLHVGSSPPGGRVLPVFGGATKDNPHTGAAGEGKQPEKSFV